A stretch of Paenibacillus mucilaginosus 3016 DNA encodes these proteins:
- a CDS encoding DUF6897 domain-containing protein, which translates to MAYNNPLSTLIGSEVRINRGGPDAITGKLLAARHGYLVLKTKDGLVYVNAAHIKSISDAPRGNSSGNRSGSRSGTTPAYVSAGSFPAVLQQLRHQFVQINRGGPEKIEGVISDVSQDFLFLIVNREIVRIPLFHIKSVTLGSRSGNRSGQNKNQGQKQGQNQGQNQGQNQGQNQAQGQNQAQGGQRNANSGGNRSGKGNSSSGGQKKANANAISRSKSFKTPVYSLKRSARR; encoded by the coding sequence ATGGCTTACAACAACCCGCTTAGCACACTGATCGGATCCGAGGTCCGCATTAACCGTGGAGGTCCCGACGCGATTACCGGCAAGCTGCTTGCCGCCAGGCACGGGTATCTCGTATTGAAAACGAAGGACGGGCTGGTTTATGTGAATGCAGCCCACATCAAAAGCATCAGCGATGCGCCCCGCGGCAACAGCAGCGGTAACCGCAGCGGCAGCCGCAGCGGTACGACACCTGCCTATGTCTCTGCCGGTTCCTTCCCAGCTGTGCTCCAGCAGCTCCGCCACCAGTTCGTGCAGATCAACCGCGGCGGTCCGGAGAAAATCGAAGGCGTCATCTCGGACGTTAGCCAGGATTTCCTGTTCCTTATCGTCAACAGAGAGATTGTCCGCATTCCTCTCTTTCATATTAAGAGCGTGACCCTCGGCTCCCGGAGCGGCAACCGCAGCGGTCAGAACAAAAACCAGGGGCAGAAACAAGGTCAAAATCAAGGCCAAAATCAAGGTCAAAACCAAGGTCAGAACCAAGCACAAGGTCAAAACCAGGCTCAAGGCGGGCAGCGCAATGCCAACAGCGGCGGCAACCGCAGCGGCAAAGGAAACTCCAGCAGCGGCGGCCAAAAGAAAGCGAACGCTAACGCCATCTCGCGCAGCAAATCCTTCAAAACGCCGGTATACAGCCTGAAACGTTCCGCACGCCGCTAA
- a CDS encoding adenine phosphoribosyltransferase, with protein sequence MNFKEYIRVIEDFPQPGISFKDITTLLADGKVYSEVIRELAKRLEGQQIDLIAGPEARGFVIGAPLAVALGVGFVPIRKSGKLPSNTIEADYALEYGKDKLAMHDDAIKPGQKVLIADDLLATGGTIATSINLVKQLGGEVVGAAFLIELQELNGRDRLDGIDVISLVQY encoded by the coding sequence ATGAATTTCAAAGAATATATCCGCGTGATCGAAGACTTCCCGCAGCCGGGCATCTCGTTCAAAGACATTACGACCCTGCTTGCCGACGGCAAAGTCTACAGTGAAGTGATCCGTGAGCTGGCCAAGCGTCTGGAAGGACAGCAGATCGACCTCATCGCAGGTCCCGAAGCGAGAGGCTTCGTCATCGGCGCTCCGCTGGCCGTAGCCCTTGGCGTCGGCTTCGTGCCGATCCGCAAGAGCGGCAAGCTGCCGAGCAATACGATCGAAGCGGATTATGCTCTCGAATACGGCAAGGACAAGCTGGCGATGCACGACGACGCCATCAAGCCCGGTCAGAAGGTGCTGATCGCCGACGATCTGCTGGCTACCGGCGGAACGATCGCGACATCGATCAACCTGGTGAAACAGCTTGGAGGCGAAGTCGTGGGAGCGGCTTTCCTGATCGAGCTTCAGGAGTTGAACGGCCGGGATCGCCTGGACGGCATCGACGTCATCTCGCTCGTACAGTACTAA
- the recJ gene encoding single-stranded-DNA-specific exonuclease RecJ, which produces MLQAKARWNIGEAEESAVKALSQQLGLSPLLSRLLVVRGMTDTGHAAEFLDGGADHIHDPFLLDGMERAVGRIRRALETGERIRIYGDYDADGVSSTTLMVYLLRQLECTFDYYIPHRVTEGYGLNNGAIDEAHRQGVGLIITVDTGISAVEEIAHAASLGMDVIVTDHHEPPEVLPEAYTLINPKKPGCPYPYKHLAGVGVALKLAQALLGRWPEELLPYAAIGTVADLMPLTEENRIIVKRGIEQMRSTSNCGIKALLAVAGIPVREVNSTHIGFALGPRINASGRLLSADTAVKLLTTEDEREAERLAQELDLLNKERQRIVDEMAKEAFALVERQREKSGSLPKAIVLAQENWNVGVIGIVASKIVDRYYRPTVILGIDKESGMAKGSARSIAGFDMHKALTHCADLMDHYGGHQMAAGMTLSRENLGEFARRLDTLAEEWLQPQDFVPLLQADAECEFSEISLESILDLEKLGPFGTGNPSPRFVFRGLKLSDLRTMGKEQQHLKLSLKGAGETAAALEAVAFNKGALSDWITPSARIDLLGELSVNEWNGVRRPQILLQDLQVTDLQLFDWRGTPKPERRVAELCERLQLRPQGHDHLPAAVVVFRSWIPPELKEAARGCALWYCDLEGHLHPAAA; this is translated from the coding sequence ATGCTACAAGCCAAGGCAAGATGGAACATCGGGGAAGCGGAAGAATCGGCGGTGAAGGCCCTCTCGCAGCAGCTGGGTCTCTCACCGCTGCTTTCGCGTCTTCTGGTGGTTCGGGGAATGACAGACACCGGGCATGCTGCCGAATTTTTGGATGGGGGAGCGGATCACATTCACGATCCGTTCCTTTTGGATGGAATGGAACGTGCGGTCGGGCGGATCCGCCGGGCGCTGGAGACCGGGGAGCGAATCCGGATCTACGGGGACTACGACGCCGACGGAGTCAGCTCCACGACGCTGATGGTCTACCTGCTCCGGCAGCTGGAGTGTACGTTCGATTATTATATCCCCCACCGGGTCACCGAGGGGTACGGTCTGAACAACGGGGCGATCGATGAAGCCCACCGGCAGGGCGTCGGACTGATCATTACCGTGGATACGGGGATCAGCGCCGTGGAAGAGATCGCGCATGCGGCTTCTCTGGGCATGGATGTGATTGTCACAGACCACCACGAGCCGCCGGAGGTGCTGCCGGAAGCGTACACGCTCATCAACCCGAAGAAGCCGGGCTGTCCTTATCCGTACAAGCACTTGGCCGGTGTGGGGGTAGCGCTGAAGCTGGCGCAGGCGCTGCTCGGCCGCTGGCCGGAGGAGCTCCTGCCGTATGCGGCGATCGGCACGGTCGCCGACCTCATGCCGCTCACGGAAGAGAACCGGATCATCGTAAAGCGGGGCATCGAGCAGATGCGCTCCACGTCGAACTGCGGCATCAAGGCGCTCCTGGCCGTGGCCGGCATACCGGTGCGCGAGGTGAATTCGACGCATATCGGCTTTGCGCTGGGCCCGCGGATCAACGCAAGCGGGAGGCTGCTCAGCGCCGATACGGCGGTGAAGCTGCTGACGACGGAGGACGAACGGGAAGCCGAACGGCTGGCTCAGGAGCTAGACCTGCTGAACAAGGAGCGGCAGCGAATCGTGGACGAGATGGCCAAGGAGGCGTTCGCCTTGGTTGAGCGCCAGCGGGAGAAGTCCGGCTCACTCCCCAAAGCGATCGTGCTCGCCCAGGAGAACTGGAACGTCGGGGTCATCGGGATCGTCGCCTCCAAGATCGTGGACCGGTATTACCGGCCGACGGTGATTCTCGGAATCGACAAGGAGAGCGGGATGGCCAAAGGCTCCGCCCGGTCGATCGCCGGCTTCGACATGCACAAGGCGCTGACCCACTGCGCCGACCTCATGGATCATTACGGCGGGCACCAGATGGCCGCCGGCATGACCTTGAGCCGGGAGAACCTGGGCGAATTCGCACGGAGGCTCGATACCCTGGCGGAGGAGTGGCTGCAACCGCAGGACTTCGTGCCGCTGCTGCAGGCTGACGCCGAGTGCGAATTCAGCGAGATCAGCCTCGAGAGCATTCTCGATCTCGAGAAGCTGGGGCCGTTCGGGACGGGCAATCCGTCACCGAGGTTCGTGTTCCGCGGGCTGAAGCTCAGCGACCTGCGGACGATGGGCAAGGAGCAGCAGCACCTCAAGCTCTCATTGAAGGGGGCGGGGGAGACAGCGGCCGCCCTGGAGGCCGTGGCCTTCAACAAGGGGGCGCTGAGCGATTGGATTACACCTAGCGCCCGGATCGATCTGCTCGGGGAGCTGTCCGTGAACGAATGGAACGGCGTCCGCCGTCCGCAGATTCTGCTGCAGGATCTGCAGGTGACGGACCTCCAGCTCTTCGACTGGCGGGGAACGCCCAAGCCGGAGCGCAGGGTGGCTGAGCTGTGCGAGCGGCTCCAGCTTCGTCCGCAGGGCCATGACCACCTTCCGGCGGCGGTGGTCGTGTTCCGCTCCTGGATCCCGCCGGAGCTGAAGGAAGCCGCCCGGGGCTGCGCTCTCTGGTACTGCGATCTGGAGGGGCATCTGCATCCCGCGGCGGCCTGA
- a CDS encoding single-stranded-DNA-specific exonuclease C-terminal domain-containing protein, which translates to MLYHLPERLEQLHAVAVQAGAAERYYAAWGGAEANDAALLPDRAEFKAVYGALAGAGSGGSTVQGIGARTRLDPAVVRFILDVFTELGFVEASGEAYRLLPAVEKKDLTASLLYRSRMNHKELEERLLYTTARELLGTLVSEAHNTTTLMEGIL; encoded by the coding sequence GTGCTGTATCACCTGCCGGAGCGGCTCGAACAGCTCCATGCGGTTGCCGTGCAGGCCGGTGCCGCGGAGCGGTATTACGCGGCTTGGGGCGGCGCGGAAGCAAACGATGCCGCCCTGCTGCCGGACCGTGCGGAGTTCAAGGCGGTCTACGGCGCACTCGCCGGGGCCGGGTCCGGCGGCAGCACGGTACAGGGCATCGGCGCCAGGACCCGTCTGGACCCCGCCGTGGTCCGCTTCATCCTGGACGTCTTCACGGAGCTTGGGTTCGTGGAAGCGTCGGGGGAGGCCTACCGCCTCCTTCCGGCCGTCGAGAAGAAGGATCTGACGGCATCCCTGCTCTACCGCAGCCGGATGAATCACAAGGAACTAGAAGAACGACTGCTTTACACCACAGCAAGAGAGCTGCTGGGCACCCTGGTGTCCGAGGCTCATAACACAACCACATTAATGGAGGGAATCCTATGA
- a CDS encoding cation diffusion facilitator family transporter, whose translation MTDGRDKQTEAAERLALAGGLALAVLKAAAGMAAGSKALIAEGLHSAAGSLGSLASLIGLRAAEDPDSGRLRAVSSIVLSVLLLVMGIETGITSLKTILSGTVEAPERYALIVLVVTVIAGEAIYQFRLRPGTGTAPGEQLYGGAGVHRSGLYAAMAALVGIGGAILGDYLGNNLLYYLDPAAGIVIAVLILRMGYLTVIESVVRSLEKVLGREDAADLIETVQRVKGVIAVDDLQARELGHYVIVDVRISVNPRITIQEGHEIARIVKQTLMKRFSHITEVLTQVSPYDPGYPYKGASRDHDDVPTLLH comes from the coding sequence ATGACGGATGGACGTGACAAGCAGACCGAGGCCGCAGAACGCCTGGCGCTCGCCGGCGGACTCGCACTCGCGGTGTTGAAGGCTGCGGCCGGGATGGCGGCAGGCAGTAAAGCATTGATTGCCGAAGGGCTTCATTCGGCCGCCGGATCGCTTGGCTCACTTGCCTCGCTGATCGGCCTGCGGGCCGCAGAGGACCCGGACAGCGGCAGGCTCCGGGCGGTTTCGTCGATCGTGCTCTCCGTGCTTCTGCTTGTCATGGGGATCGAGACGGGGATCACGTCTCTGAAGACGATCCTATCCGGTACCGTGGAGGCACCGGAGCGTTATGCACTTATCGTTCTTGTTGTAACCGTGATTGCAGGGGAAGCCATCTATCAGTTCAGGCTGCGTCCGGGAACGGGGACCGCTCCAGGAGAGCAGCTCTACGGCGGGGCCGGTGTTCACCGGTCCGGTCTCTACGCCGCAATGGCGGCCCTGGTAGGGATCGGCGGAGCCATCCTGGGGGATTACCTGGGAAATAATTTGTTGTATTATCTCGATCCCGCGGCAGGAATCGTGATAGCCGTACTGATTCTGCGGATGGGCTATTTGACGGTGATAGAGTCCGTTGTCCGCAGTCTTGAAAAGGTGCTGGGCAGAGAAGATGCGGCCGATCTGATCGAAACCGTGCAGCGCGTGAAGGGTGTCATTGCGGTAGATGATCTGCAGGCCAGGGAGCTGGGCCACTACGTGATCGTGGACGTGCGGATCAGCGTGAATCCGCGCATCACCATTCAAGAGGGCCATGAGATTGCGAGAATTGTCAAACAGACGCTGATGAAGCGGTTCAGTCATATTACGGAAGTGCTGACACAGGTAAGTCCCTATGACCCGGGCTATCCGTACAAGGGAGCAAGCCGGGATCACGACGACGTGCCGACACTTCTGCATTAA
- the secF gene encoding protein translocase subunit SecF, with the protein MDYKVYFSFVKQRKYFYMASLFITLLGAVMLMVSGLNYGVDFRAGTSMDISADKPMDKAQAEELIRSAGAEPSTVTLGGENNNRLSVRFSDIVPDDTIKKVKDSFAAAYGTAVSQEVNTVTPDMALELRNKALIAIGVASLAICLYVTIRFEWRFAIASIIAILHDAFLVVSVFAIFQLEVNLPFMAAVLTTIGYSINDKIVIFDRVRENLRFAKLKTSEDVSKLLDDSIWQTMKRNINTVLTVLIAAVCLLVLGSPAIKLFALAKIIGLTSGAYSSVCIAGPLWYDMRNKALGAKKKAAVQND; encoded by the coding sequence TTTGTCAAGCAGCGTAAGTATTTCTACATGGCTTCACTCTTTATTACCCTGCTCGGGGCCGTGATGCTCATGGTAAGCGGGCTTAACTATGGCGTGGATTTCCGGGCGGGAACGTCGATGGACATCTCGGCGGACAAGCCTATGGATAAGGCGCAGGCAGAGGAGCTGATCCGCTCTGCGGGTGCGGAACCCAGCACGGTCACGCTGGGCGGCGAAAATAACAACAGGCTGTCCGTACGGTTCAGTGATATTGTTCCCGATGACACGATCAAAAAGGTCAAAGACAGCTTTGCGGCCGCATATGGGACGGCGGTTTCGCAGGAGGTAAATACCGTCACGCCGGATATGGCCCTGGAGCTCCGGAACAAAGCGTTGATTGCCATCGGCGTAGCTTCGCTGGCAATATGTTTGTACGTAACCATCCGTTTTGAATGGCGGTTCGCCATTGCATCCATCATTGCCATTCTTCATGATGCTTTTCTGGTTGTGAGCGTGTTCGCGATCTTCCAGCTCGAAGTTAACTTGCCGTTCATGGCTGCGGTGCTTACCACCATCGGTTATTCCATTAACGATAAGATTGTCATTTTCGACCGTGTCCGTGAAAATCTGCGTTTTGCGAAGCTGAAGACTTCGGAAGATGTAAGCAAGCTTCTGGACGACAGTATCTGGCAGACCATGAAAAGAAACATCAACACCGTACTTACCGTGCTGATTGCCGCCGTTTGTCTGCTCGTGTTGGGCAGCCCGGCCATTAAGCTCTTTGCTCTCGCAAAGATCATTGGTCTGACTAGCGGGGCATACTCTTCTGTGTGCATCGCCGGACCGCTTTGGTATGATATGAGAAATAAGGCTCTGGGAGCCAAGAAGAAGGCCGCAGTGCAGAACGACTGA